A region of the Procambarus clarkii isolate CNS0578487 chromosome 29, FALCON_Pclarkii_2.0, whole genome shotgun sequence genome:
GGGGAAGATGGCCGCCAACCACCATCAATCAACCATCCTGCAAAGTTAGGTGAGGCTAGCTCTAAGcgtcagggggccagattcacgaagcagttactcaagcacttacgaacctgtacatcttttctcaatctttggcggctttgtttacaattattaaacagttaatgcgcTCCGAAGCACcatgagactgtttataacaataacaacagttaattggaaagttttcatgcttgtaaactgtttaataaatgtaaccaaagccgtcaaagattgaggaaagatgtacaggttcgtaagtgcttgcgtaactgcttcgtgaatctggtccctggcctCCAAGCTTGGACAGACAAGCAGATAGAAATCTTCTTTTATAAATACAGAAAATATGCAAGTAGGTCACCTAACCAGGTGTGGCCATAACAACCCTTGCTGTTCATAGCCCTAAGTCCAACACCTGACCTGATAATCCGTATAAAGGTTCAATTTGAAGTCATTTTGAGGATTCATTTTTATTCCCAAGAGTTTAAAATGGATACAATCATGAAGACACATTGTGAGAAACACTGGGTGTGAAGGTGTTGACGTTCCTGACGTCACGGGCTCTTGACGTCACGGTCTCCTGACGTCATGGGCTCCTTACATTGCGAGTTCCTGACGTCATGGGCTCCTTACATTGCGAGTTCCTGACGTCATGGGCTCCTTACATTGCGAGTTCCTGACGTCATGGGGTCCTTACATTACGAGTTCCTGACTTCACGGGCTCTTGACGTCCACTCTGATCCCCTTGACCCCGGAGGAGTCGCCGGTGTAGGCCCCACCAGAAGCCCAGGAGGTGCCGTCAGCGCCGCCGTAGCCGCCCCCAGCGCCTCCCGTCTGGAAGCCTCCTGAGCCGGTGCACCTCACTCCGGGCTTGTTGGTGAGGCAgccgccccctcccccaccaccctgccacccaccaccaccaccgctgctcccacctccaccagcaccaaaTCCACCTCCGGAACCTgatcctccacctccacctgctccacctccaagTCCGCCGCCTGATCCTGATCCACCGCCAAATCCGCCGCCTGATCCTGATCCACCACCAAATCCGCCGCCTGAACCTGATCCACCACCAAATCCGCCGCCTGAACCTGATCCACCGCCAAATCCGCCGCCTGATCCTGATCCACCGCCACGTCCGCCGCCTGATCCTGATCCACCGCCAAATCCGCCGCCTGAACCTGATCCACCGCCAAATCCGCCGCCTGATCCTGATCCACCGCCAAATCCGCCGCCTGAACCTGATCCACCGCCAAATCCGCCGCCTGATCCTGATCCACCGCCAAATCCGACGCCTGAACCTGATCCACCGCCTGATCCTGATCCACCGCCAAATCCGCCGCCTGAACCTGATCCACCGCCAAATCCACCGCCTGATCCTGATCCACCGCCAAATCCGCCGCCTGAACCTGATCCGCCGCCTGAACCTGATCCACCGCCAAATCCGCCGCCTGATCCTGATCCACCGCCACGTCCGCCGCCTGAGCCTGATCCACCTCCTGCACCTGATCCACCGCCTGAACCTGATCCACCGCCTGAACTTGATCCACCCCAAAATCCACCTGCGGAACCTGATCCACCACCTGTACCTGCTCCTCCTCCAAATCCACCTCCTGAACCTGATCCACCACCtgtacctgctcctccaccaaatCCACCTCCTGAGCCTGATCCACCTCCTGTACCTGATCCACCGCCTGAACTTGATCCACCCCAAAATCCACCTGCGGAACCTGATCCACCTGAGCCTGATCCACCACCTGTACCTGCTCCTCCTCCAAATCCATCACCTGAACCTGATCCACCACCTGTACCTGCTCCTCCTCCAAATCCACCACCTGAACCTGATCCACCACCTGTACCTGCTCCTCCTCCAAATCCACCACCTGAACCTGATCCACCACCTGTACCTGCTCCTCCTCCAAATCCACCACCTGAACCTGCTCCACCTGAACCTGATCCACCACCtgtacctgctcctccaccaaatCCACCTCCTGAGCCTGATCCACCTCCTGAACCTGATCCACCACCTGTACCTGCTCCTCCTCCAAATCCACCACCTGAACCTGCTCCACCTCCTGAACCTGATCCACCACCTGTACCTGCTCCTCCTCCAAATCCACCTCCTGAGCCTGATCCACCTCCTGTACCTGCTCCTCCTCCAAATCCACCACCTGAGCCTGATCCACCTCCTGAGCCTGATCCACCTCCTGTACCTGCTCCTCCTCCAAATCCACCACCTGAGCCTGATCCACCTCCTGAGCCTGATCCACCTCCTGTACCTGCTCCTCCTCCAAATCCACCACCTGAGCCTGATCCACCTCCTGTACCTGCTCCTCCTCCAAATCCACCTCCTGAGCCTGATCCACCTCCTGAACCTGACCCGCCACCTGATCCACCGCCTCCAGATCCTGATCCACCCCAAGAACCACTGAAGGACCCTGAGGCACTTCCTGATCCACCGGTTCCTTTAGATCCACTAATGGACCCGGAGGCACTTCCTGATCCACCACTTCCTTTTGATCCACTAAAGGATCCGGAGGCACTTCCTGATCCACTGCCTCCTTTAGATCCACTAATTGACCCGGAGGCACTTCCTGATCCACTGCCTCCTTTAGATCCACTAATTGACCCAGAGGCACTTCCTGATCCACTGCCTCCTTTAGATCCACTAAAGGATCCACTGGCTGATCCAGACCCGGATCCAGATCCGCTGAAAGAGAAGGATCCACTGGCAGAACCGCTTCCAGAGACTTGTTGAGCGAGTCCGCACAGCGGGCACGGCTTCTTATTGGCCTCTCTAGCAAGTCTCCCGCTGTTCCAGTCCAAGGGAGACGCTGACCGCCCTGCGCGATAGGCATGACCTCCGTGGCCAATACCTCCTCTTTTGGCGGAACTCACATAGTGAGCTACCGTGCCATCATCTTCTCTGGAGTCATCGGTGTACTCTTTGGAGTAGTCTGTCGTGTGTGTCCCGCCGCTGACCACACCGCTGGCCCTCACACCGACACCCAGAGCTTGAGCAGTGTTGACGATGCCAGGAACGGTAAGGACCTGGGCCATCGTCCACGCCACCAACAGGAACATCGCGCTCCCCTGCATGTTCTCCTCTGGAATCAGATTAATTATGATAACTCTTATTGGTTTGCTAATAATGGACGGTCACAAATGCAATTTGTGTGCGAATATTGTTTTACTTCTTTATGGCAACTCATCAGAAGCCCCTGACAAGACCTGAAACATTCTTACTTTACAATTTAATAAGGAACGTCTTTCGAAAGAAAGTACATTACCTACATTAGCAAATATATAAAAAAGcctaaaatagggaaaaaaaaattaaagtctTGTGCGACATTTAAACTGATAATACACGTAATTACTTCATAATTAATATCGAATTTGTACTTTAAGTCACATATGGTTGCTATAATATATATTCCTTTGATTATTGGTATACCTCTTTAATAGCATAGagcatattattatatatacctCATATCAACAACAGTGAGACATATCAACGTCGTGCTGTCGGTCAATAGTGGTACTGTATAGCAATGTTAGCTTACCACTTTGTCataattacttatttatttatttatttatatacaagaaggtacattgggggttaagagagtacatagcaatgatgattttacattcttgtaaagccactagcaaccatagcgtttcgggcaggtccttaatctaacagataattttaagtagataatttccAGCAAAATTGACAaataatgtttacaggtacattgtaagaaattttgacacaataaaCAAACATTAGATTAAGACACAATAATGACAATACACTATAATGACAAAGATAACAAGGTACATTAgggtaaaatttgagggttatcaattgagtcattgtagcacaatttgaggatcatttcaaggaataatgcaatagaatatgcactcaatataacaaccatgatatcagatgatatcaatGATTACAGTGGTAAAGTTATATGACTTAGGTGCATGTATTGGGGGACTGGGTAGCActggatacagtgcgagtttaaagcactaggtaggaaactatgaagatgaaattatgaACTTTATGGtttgtttttgaataaggcaaaagttggacagcttttcaattcgttagagAGTGAGTTGCAtatactaggtccctttatttgtataGTGTTTATACAGATTACGTTTGACTCTGGGGAcatcagagatatttatttctggtttggtgattatgggtcctattacatctgtccagggcgaTTTTCAGAGCAGGGTTCGCatataagaacagggttttgtaaatgtagttggcacaagagaatgtgtggagttagtttatgtttagcatatttaggcatttAAACAGGGGGGCTgaatgttgtctgaaagcagagtttgttattgttctgatagcagatttttgctgggtaatgatggacttgaagtagtttgcagtggttgaaccccatgcaccacCATGCACAGCCTTATCTAAAGTTGTTATAAAAAATTCAAGACAGGACCTTCATTGTAGCTATTATGAAATAAACTTGATGTATCTAACTCAATACCACATCCATACTCTACAACGCAGAGATGTGACTGGTCTGTGTGTATTCTTCAAACTTCACAAAATGTCTTTCCTTTATTTAGTTCCTCTATAAGTCCCTACCTCAAGAAAAATGACTAAATAGAGTAATATGGGACAATTAGATAAATATTCCTTTTGCACAAAACAGACGGATTTCGACGCTCCTTTCGTCAAAAATAATTAAAGATTCGGAACGCATTGCTCTTCAATCTCCTCTTGCCAAATATACGAAATATTACTGGTACAAAAGTGAAGGTTTTCTAGAGGCAACTGGACAAGTTCCTGCAGGATGTGCCAGACCAGCTGGGTTGAAATGGGtaggtggtagtgcaggtcactTCAAGCAATAGCCTAACCGAACACATTATCAACAGGCAAAAGTAGAACACTCGTAACCTCCTACAGTTAACTGCAGGTTGTTCAATTGTTATATAAATGGGTGTCATGAGGGAAACCCAGGTAAGAATATCTTACATGGAGTGTGAACCTACGTTATGATAGGGTACAGTACAGCCCAACACTTGCACACACAATGTGGTCACACTGTACAAACAGCTAAGATAAAGAATACATTTACATCACAGAGGTTAGTATAGACTATACAGTAACATCCCCACTGCCGGGCCATGTATAGACCAAAATCCCTTTCAGATAGCTTTTTCTACTTgcaaaaatacatatatacagaAATAAGCATAAAGCTTGTTGTAAATTATTTATAGGAATGAAGTCCTCTTCAAGCCAGGAATTAGATCAATTTGGACTGCTCGTTATTAAACTTTACTTCTATAAGCAAAAACCTTTTGCTAGGTTAGGCGAGTTGCTTTGGTTTGTACGTTTCTGATTAGGCAAAAACAgctgcattttttacggagtggcaaatggaGAACGGACAGGGTAGCGGGGCCATCAACAACGTAGGTATTTTGTCTCTTTTACAAACATGCAGCTTTTATATGCTACAATATTACGAGTTTACCTTCGTCATATCGGCAATATTGACTCTAATAGAGATCTTTTGCCATGAAGGAACTCGTATAAATAACCTTCGTAAAACCTCAGTACATTAGTGAGGTAAGTAGCAGAGTACTCACAGTGTACGCCGGGGAGAAGGCAATATTACCCTCGCTGGGCCTGAGCTCCACAGCGACTGTTCCCTCCACGCTCTTCCGCGCTTTTAATATCGCAGCAGGACCCCCGCCTTTGTTTGATTAGCGCCTGTCTGGGGGCATTGACTATTTATTCAGGAAGGCAATGATGAGGCAGCAAATATATTTCAGGATGGTAACGAGGATTCCCAGGACTGCAGAGGCCAGGGACGCGGCCTGACTTGCGCACTCGCCAACAGGACGTCATCACCTGGGAGCCGGCCTCCATATGCAGCAAAAAATGTTTAGTAAGAAAATGGAATTTTTATATACTGTTTTGTTTAAAAGTCGAATATATGTTTTAATAACGAAATTATTGAGAATATGTTTTGAAGGGCGTTTATAAATCGGAGCCAAAGAGAGCTACTGCATTTACGAGACTGGTGAAACTATATTGATTAACGACTGTTGATAATATGAAGGCTGCCATGCTTGTACCGCTAGGCTAATTactgaatttgagtataacagatgtaacccacaacagttgtctaactcccgggtacctatttactgctaacaaTGCCATACAAAGCCCCTAAATTGTTGAATGATTCCCAGATGTTGGTTACTTCTAAAAAATGTAAAGGCTAAACAAAGAAGCACCTAATGATCATTGTGAAGACATTTATATATCTTTTACACCAAATAATTGGGGCTACATAATCCTCccgacttggtgccttcttttgataattactcacTAGATAAAATAAATGTGTAATACAATGGCTGCGTTCTCTACTCACAACCCCGGGTTCCGTCCGTTGGcgggacaaaaatggttgggcacgtttgccTTCAtcaaatgtttctgttcacctagcagtaaataggtacccgggagttaaccAACTGTTATGGTTACATCCTGGGGATTCAAAATTCAAATACGTTTATTGAGTTATAAATATACAcagagggatgaggtagctcgagctattctcaccccgtcttgcatcctggaagtcagtaattcaaccttggGAGACCTAAgcataaagaatatatatatatatacacttctgCTAAAATTTTATAACTATATAAGATAATAAACCATAAACGTAATTACGTGACCGAGTATATTGGGTTTTATGATCATATGTAAGTATTTGTAATTACATTGCCTGTATTTCTGTGATGGACTCAAGATCACACTTACTGTATAAAGACTTCATTTCTTCtgcaactttatatatatatatatatatatatatatatatatatatatatatatatatatatatatatatatatatatatatatatatatatatatacctagtagccagaacgcacttctcggcctatatgtgtgtgtgtgtgtgtattagtataATTTTGGGGAACATAAGTGTCATTTCTCTAATATACATGCATTTAAACACAGCAGCAGAGTGGCTATTGTTAATTTTCTTATGTATATTTTTCATTCTACGTACCATCTAGAGGGCGAAGAAACTAATaatcacttaatctttccattttAGTGTCCGACGCTTCAGCAGCAATGTGACATCTTCAGAAATACTTGTACACACtttactttttatttatttatttatatatatataagagttgttacattcttgtacagccactagcacgcatagcgtttcgagcaagCCCTTAATCCTATGCCCCGGAATACGACACCGCCAAATCGTTTATAAACcgaccattttactgttgagttaaacagaggctacagttaaggattgacgcccagtaaatcctccccggccaggatacgaacccaggacaaacgtTAGGcgagtcttaaccactacaccacgaggaCTTCTAAATGTGTCTTTATATTAAAGACACGGGTATACAAAGCTTACATGCAGAAATATAGACATTTATAAGTGTGGGTTCACCTCCCCTTTAAGCCCTCCATAATCGTAGAGAGCGCCGAAGAATAGGGTGAGGTGATTGCTGCCTAACTAGCTATTAGTTGTCTAGCGGGTCTACTATCTTTCCTCTGGATCAATGGAGGGCCATCAAACTTTTGAATGTTAAATGTCGAATTTACTTGAATACCGAGAATACAGCTCTCAAATAAACATGGCCTCAAGTGTATGGAGCCTCCTACAATCattggcttacaggttccggaagatgagaggaaatgtcaacactggagaaatgcccgacagaccactggaacattatctaacacagtgcacagttacaaacccattaagatttcaacttagattcaacagagcagaagaaattgttaaacacatatggcaaaatcttactgaagcgaccatacgagtcataaatactcatactccgtccaagtaaaacagaaacaagcaacacttagtgggtcagccagaggcttagggcccgcgcaggaatatccctaaaaaaaaaaaaaaaaaatggcaccAATGGTGTCTGGAACACTGAAACATGGCTTTACCTCAGTGATAGTTAGATATAGGTTTAACAAAGGCACAGCCTTCACGCACAATTAGTTACTATATAACGcttaaattatgttaattatatgTGCATATCACTAAACCAACACCAAACGCCCTTGGAACTTATATGCCAATTAAAATATTACCAGCTAGATTACATTAATTCTCTATGTTAATTTGATTCTAAGTAAATTTACATAGACCCACAACATAATTTACATATGCAAATTATGTTGCAGGCATTTTTAATATGCAGTATGAAAATTAACATGGCTACTAATTAAACTAGAACATTTACTTTACACTTGAAAAGTCAATAAGATTAAAAGCCTAGTCATCAATTTTCATTTATTTACTTTTACATAATTATTGCTACATTTGTAAACTCAAGACATTAAATTTGCTGCTGAAATTACTCTTTTACTTATCTAGTATATAAATTCACATAAGTAAAGGAATCTAGGATATTTAAAATCAATGTGAATagcccatttcataagaaaccccCTTGTTTCATACAAAACTGGTGAAGAGAGAAACAGAATGGTACTGGGGCCAGTAGACGAGTCACTGGATGAGTGCTTTATTGTCTGGGTGTAGTGGGGCGGACTGTGTGCAGTCACAGCACACTAGTTCACTTGCTGAGGGGCAGAGTGTTGTGGAGCACCCCACGCCCTGTGGTACCTGCCACTGGCTGTATACATGGTGATTCTCTCAGGGCACCAATGTTGTTCCACTTAGGGCACCAATGTTCCACTCAGGGCACCAATCGTGTTCCACTCAGGGCACCAATGTGTTTCACTCAGGTCACCAAGGTGTTTCACTTGCTACAAGACACCAATCGGGATCCAATATTCAGCAACTCACGTTCAATTCAAGTACAAGTACATTTATTGAGACAACAAAATACATCTCAAGGggctagagtagcttaggctatctctatcctcctctacttcaagtccctcaaggggcgcacaaatccagtgagtacaactccacaaatcacaatacaagaatcacatttaacattgtaggttaatatagtaaacacaacatataagtgttacactcttggggcaaaatgctTGTAGCTCCCAAGTATTCTGTCTCTCAGTAGCTCATTGTGTCATAAGGAAAGACTTATAATTCCACCTTacttataattaatataattacttatttattattaatattaattagacttataattaatgtaattaataagAAAGActtataattaattattaccaCATATTTGTAACTGTTGATACCTGGCTGTCCCCGGGGTATTTGTACATATTAAACTATACAATACTTCCTAGTTTGTAAATCAATATTTTAAAAGCAAGTCATGATGTTTCCCCTACTAGAGAACTACACTGAATCACATAGAAAGACAAGAGCATTACATAGAAAGACAAGAGCATTACTCAGAGACAAGATCCTTACATAGAAAGACAAGAGCATTACATAGATAGATAAGAGCATTACAGTGAAGCAGTGTGAAACACAAGAGCACCATACTGAATCAGTGTGAACCGAGCTTGAGGCTACACCTGATCACTGCTCTTCACAGCCACGCTAACACTTTTCCGGCCGTCACCTttgacacccaccctcacacccttCACCCCTGACTGTCCGCCAGTGTAGGCCTCGCCTGTAGCCCAGGAGCCGTCGCCGCCCCCGTAGCCGCCCCCGCTGCCTCCGGCCTGTTGCCCGCCGCCTCcagaccagccgccgccacccccgCCGCCCCCGCCCACCGACCCACCTAACCCGCTTCCTGATCCACCACCCGATCCACCGCCGAATCCGCCACCCGATCCACCACCGAATCCGCCACCCGATCCACCACCGAATCCGCCACCCGATCCACCACCGAATCCGCCACCCGATCCACCACCGAATCCGCCACCCGATCCACCACCGAATCCGCCACCCGATCCACCACCGAATCCGCCACCCGATCCACCACCGAATCCGCCACCCGATCCACCACCTGTTCCGTGGCTAGATCCACCACCTATTCCATGCCCAGATCCACCACCTGTTCCATGGCCAGATCCACCACCTGTTCCATGGCCAGATCCACCACCTGTTCCATGGCCAGATCCACCACCTGTTCCATGGCCAGATCCACCACCTGTTCCATGGCCAGATCCACCACCTGTTCCGTGACCTGATCCACCACCTGTTCCATGGCCAGATCCACCACCTGTTCCATGGCCAGATCCTCCACCTGTTCCATGGCCAGATCCACCACCTGTTCCATGGCCAGATCCTCCACCTGTTCCATGGCCAGATCCACCACCTGTTCCATGGCCAGATccgccacctgacccaccacctatTCCATGACCTGATCCACCACCTGTTCCATGCCCAGATCCACCTCCTGACCCTCCACCTGTTCCATGACCTGATCCACCACCTGTTCCATGCCCAGATCCACCACCTGTTCCATGGCCAGATccgccacctgacccaccacctatTCCATGACTCGATCCACCACCTGTTCCATGCCCAGATCCACCTCCTGACCCTCCACCTATTCCATGACCTGATCCACCACCTGTTCCATGCCCAGATCCACCACCTGATCCTCCACCTGTTCCGTGACCTGATCCACCACCTGTTCCGTGGCCAGATCCACCCCACGAACCGCTGATAGATCCAGAACCACTTCCTGATCCTCCTCCAGAACCACTGAAGGATCCAGAACCACTTCCTGATCCTCCTCCAGAACCACCGAAGGCTCCCGAACCACTAAAGGATCCAGACCCGGAGCCCGAGTGTGACCCAGAAGCACTTTCAGAACCACTGGCTGATCCAGATCCTCCAGACGCGCTGAAGGAAAACGATCCACTAGCAGAACCGCTGCCAAACTTCTTGACTTCCCTTCTGGTTCTTCCCGCCACTGACCGTCGACCTCTGCAGCCTGACCCACAGCCGCCGTAGGAGCCCCCGCTGGCTGCTGACGATGCACTGCTGCTACTGCTCGCTCCGGCACTGCCATATGCTCCGGCATTACTCCATGAACTGCTGCTGCTGGACGCTCTTGATCCAGAACCTCCATAACCGCTGCTTCCAGGTCCTCCTCCGCCGGAacaccctcctccaccacatccgccaccaccaccacctattcctccaccacctccaccggaacaccctcctcctcctccaccgcatccaccaccaccacctccaccaagacCTCCACCAAAACCACCTCCACCAAGACCACCTGCTACAAATCCGCCTAATGTGTTTATGAAATCTGCTCCTGAACCACCAGCTCTCCATCCATGGCCGCCTCCCCCACTACCTCCGTATCCATAGCCTGCTCCCCCAttgcttcctccccctcctcctcctcctccttggaaGCCGCCTCCTCCACACGTGCTGCAACCTCCAGTTCTGAAGGAGAAGCCATATCCATGAGGGCTGCCAGGATCTCGCTTATGTCGTAACTTGTGCTCCAAGACATCCACCAAGTGTCTCTTGCTCCTCTCATGGCCAAGATCTGTACCACTGATGGCGGGGGAGAGTGTGTCGCCTATACCAGGGTCCTTCAAGGCTCCCACCAGCGTCCCCATCAGCAGCACCAACACGCCATATCCACGCATGGTTgccctgaagaacaacaaacattAGAAACCAATCAAATGAATTTCGTACGTGACTGTTTCA
Encoded here:
- the LOC123765162 gene encoding uncharacterized protein; amino-acid sequence: MRGYGVLVLLMGTLVGALKDPGIGDTLSPAISGTDLGHERSKRHLVDVLEHKLRHKRDPGSPHGYGFSFRTGGCSTCGGGGFQGGGGGGGGSNGGAGYGYGGSGGGGHGWRAGGSGADFINTLGGFVAGGLGGGGFGGGLGGGGGGGCGGGGGGCSGGGGGGIGGGGGGCGGGGCSGGGGPGSSGYGGSGSRASSSSSSWSNAGAYGSAGASSSSSASSAASGGSYGGCGSGCRGRRSVAGRTRREVKKFGSGSASGSFSFSASGGSGSASGSESASGSHSGSGSGSFSGSGAFGGSGGGSGSGSGSFSGSGGGSGSGSGSISGSWGGSGHGTGGGSGHGTGGGSGGGSGHGTGGGSGHGIGGGSGGGSGHGTGGGSSHGIGGGSGGGSGHGTGGGSGHGTGGGSGHGTGGGSGGGSGHGTGGGSGHGIGGGSGGGSGHGTGGGSGHGTGGGSGHGTGGGSGHGTGGGSGHGTGGGSGHGTGGGSGHGTGGGSGHGTGGGSGHGTGGGSGHGTGGGSGHGTGGGSGHGTGGGSGHGIGGGSSHGTGGGSGGGFGGGSGGGFGGGSGGGFGGGSGGGFGGGSGGGFGGGSGGGFGGGSGGGFGGGSGGGFGGGSGGGSGSGLGGSVGGGGGGGGGWSGGGGQQAGGSGGGYGGGDGSWATGEAYTGGQSGVKGVRVGVKGDGRKSVSVAVKSSDQV